From the Priestia koreensis genome, one window contains:
- a CDS encoding maltose ABC transporter substrate-binding protein, producing the protein MNRGFKKLSMLFLAMMLIVVAFISGCSSDKKASTDNEGAAEEKGDLPWDKKENGYKIEKELLDGKASLKVWLDDDTYADAIIKAWNEKYPKVKIKYEKVGAVDARAKMALDGEAGLGADVFIQPHDGIGPSLSDSIIGPMGRYSDQLKDEIIPSSLKTVESDGQYYGVPISTESLALFYNKTLLEQVAGSGEPAKDWKDIVELSKTYNNKAKNQWTVRWESGNSYTNHFFLTANGFQLFGKNGDDAKKLNFEDESVTKGLEFFKSLRPVWDVNAEDATNDTTTLEFAKGKTPYLISGPWAIADVKKGAEKNNFEFGITTIPDVDGQKAKTFSGNQIACVSAYSKYPGAARVFAMFLASKEGAEAMYQSTGKLPALKEKAAEKVAGLKDDELLQGVAAQAANSTPMPTIPEMANYWDPAKAMYVNVWNGLLDVKAAQKKATQDYETLQKSGGK; encoded by the coding sequence ATGAACAGGGGATTTAAAAAATTATCAATGCTATTTTTAGCTATGATGCTAATTGTAGTCGCTTTCATTTCTGGATGTAGCAGTGACAAAAAAGCATCGACAGATAATGAAGGAGCAGCTGAGGAAAAAGGGGATCTTCCTTGGGATAAAAAAGAAAACGGTTACAAAATTGAGAAAGAATTACTAGATGGAAAAGCATCTTTGAAAGTATGGTTAGATGACGATACTTACGCAGACGCAATCATTAAAGCATGGAATGAGAAATACCCAAAAGTAAAAATCAAGTACGAAAAAGTTGGAGCAGTTGATGCTCGTGCAAAAATGGCTTTAGATGGGGAAGCTGGTCTTGGTGCAGACGTTTTCATTCAACCACATGATGGAATTGGACCATCATTATCAGATTCTATTATCGGTCCAATGGGAAGATATAGCGATCAATTAAAAGATGAAATTATTCCGTCTTCATTAAAGACAGTAGAAAGCGATGGTCAATATTACGGAGTGCCGATTTCTACGGAATCGCTTGCACTATTCTATAATAAAACGCTATTAGAGCAAGTAGCAGGTTCAGGTGAACCAGCAAAAGATTGGAAAGACATTGTTGAGCTTTCAAAAACTTATAACAACAAAGCGAAAAACCAATGGACAGTTCGTTGGGAATCAGGTAACTCTTACACAAACCATTTCTTCTTAACAGCAAATGGATTCCAACTGTTTGGTAAAAATGGAGACGATGCAAAAAAATTAAACTTTGAAGATGAGTCAGTAACAAAAGGATTAGAATTCTTCAAATCACTTCGCCCAGTTTGGGATGTAAACGCTGAAGATGCAACAAACGATACAACAACTCTTGAATTTGCAAAAGGGAAAACACCTTACTTAATTTCAGGACCTTGGGCAATCGCTGATGTGAAAAAAGGCGCTGAGAAAAACAACTTCGAATTTGGTATTACAACAATTCCAGATGTTGATGGCCAAAAAGCTAAAACATTCTCTGGGAACCAAATTGCCTGCGTATCTGCTTATTCTAAATATCCAGGTGCAGCACGCGTATTCGCAATGTTCCTAGCTTCTAAAGAGGGAGCAGAAGCAATGTATCAATCAACTGGTAAATTACCAGCACTAAAAGAAAAAGCAGCTGAAAAAGTAGCAGGTCTTAAAGACGATGAACTTCTTCAAGGTGTAGCAGCTCAAGCAGCGAACTCAACTCCAATGCCAACAATTCCAGAAATGGCTAACTACTGGGATCCTGCTAAAGCAATGTACGTAAACGTATGGAATGGCTTATTAGATGTAAAAGCAGCTCAAAAGAAAGCAACTCAAGATTACGAAACTTTACAAAAATCAGGCGGTAAATAA
- a CDS encoding carbohydrate ABC transporter permease: protein MIDHAPKKSPVLPGVASAIIWGLGQLLNKQPVKALFFFIIQVLIVMIEFLTGNYTNMSGGFSFRENGGFFLKGFWGLVTLGEVPRKMSILGLTDGDHSIVLLINGIIAILFMCILLSLYYWNIKDAVKTRKLANETGHTPKTREYLSELWTSMFEYIVLIPSALLLLFISVMPIIFGVLIAFTNYNGAHLPPAKLVDWVGFDNFVNLFKMPIWSSTFLGVFGWTIVWAILSTVTCFFGGLFQAVILNNKRVKGKKFWRTLYILPWAIPGMISLLVFKTLFNGQFGPVSQFLLDIGLTSERISWFTDSSNPNLARAMVLIINLWLGFPYFMALMTGVMTSLDKEIYEAAKIDGATPTQEFWKITFPLVLSATAPLLIMSFATNFNNFNVIYFLTEGGPVNSQYQFAGYTDILITWIYKLTIDVKMYSMASVMSMIIFIVIGSISAWNFSRTQAFKEEELS from the coding sequence ATGATTGATCATGCACCGAAAAAGAGTCCTGTTTTACCTGGTGTAGCTTCAGCTATCATTTGGGGACTGGGCCAACTGCTGAACAAACAGCCTGTTAAAGCATTATTTTTCTTTATCATTCAAGTGCTAATTGTAATGATTGAGTTTCTTACTGGAAACTACACGAACATGTCTGGTGGCTTTAGTTTTCGCGAAAATGGTGGCTTCTTTTTAAAAGGCTTCTGGGGTCTTGTGACGCTTGGAGAGGTTCCAAGAAAAATGTCCATCCTTGGTCTTACAGATGGAGATCACTCCATTGTTCTTTTAATTAACGGGATTATTGCCATCTTGTTTATGTGTATTTTGTTGTCACTGTACTATTGGAATATTAAAGATGCAGTAAAAACAAGAAAGCTTGCTAATGAAACAGGTCATACTCCAAAGACTCGCGAGTACTTAAGTGAATTATGGACAAGCATGTTTGAATACATCGTGCTCATTCCATCTGCACTTCTTCTACTATTTATCTCAGTAATGCCAATCATTTTTGGTGTTCTTATTGCATTTACCAACTACAACGGTGCTCATCTTCCACCAGCTAAGCTTGTTGACTGGGTTGGATTTGATAACTTCGTGAACCTATTTAAAATGCCAATCTGGTCTTCCACGTTCCTCGGTGTATTTGGATGGACGATCGTATGGGCAATCTTATCAACTGTGACATGCTTCTTCGGAGGACTGTTCCAAGCGGTTATTTTAAACAACAAACGAGTAAAAGGTAAAAAGTTCTGGAGAACGCTTTATATCCTTCCATGGGCCATTCCAGGAATGATCTCCTTGCTTGTATTTAAAACGCTATTCAATGGTCAATTTGGACCTGTCAGCCAATTTTTATTGGATATTGGATTAACGTCTGAACGTATCTCTTGGTTCACGGATTCAAGTAATCCAAATCTGGCACGCGCAATGGTGCTCATCATTAACTTATGGCTCGGTTTCCCATACTTCATGGCATTAATGACTGGGGTTATGACAAGTCTTGATAAGGAAATTTATGAAGCAGCTAAAATCGATGGTGCAACACCAACACAAGAATTTTGGAAAATTACGTTCCCGCTTGTATTAAGTGCAACTGCGCCGCTGTTAATTATGTCATTTGCAACAAACTTTAATAACTTTAACGTCATCTATTTCCTCACAGAGGGTGGACCAGTCAATTCGCAGTATCAGTTCGCTGGATACACAGATATTCTGATTACGTGGATTTATAAATTAACCATTGATGTCAAGATGTATAGCATGGCATCTGTTATGTCGATGATTATTTTCA